One window of the Corynebacterium glutamicum ATCC 13032 genome contains the following:
- a CDS encoding bifunctional 3-(3-hydroxy-phenyl)propionate/3-hydroxycinnamic acid hydroxylase — protein sequence MSPNNFDTDVCIVGGGPTGTLLAVLLGQKGHRVTILEKWPTFYERPRAVTFDHEIARILGYIGIDSENDEAIDYHSDSYDWKNAAGETLLEVDWTSMTDSGWRTRYWFYQPELEKRLRDLALTMDFVDIRCGFTAVGLSQDENSAIIHGIVTDTPENIPADAQREDIRAKYVIGADGANSFVRNSLGLEMNDLGYFFDWLILDLKPTQDIDYGTDHWQLCDPKRPTTIVPGGPGRRRWEFMALPGEDLKELASEESAWNLLEPWDVTPGKAILERSAVYRFQARWAQEWRSGRALIAGDAAHLMPPFAGEGMCAGLRDSLALAWRLDLVLSGKSDDALLDTYGEERREHVHYYIDFSMDLGNVICITDEDEARLRDERMIKELEAQDGVPVNTDVAHLGPGIWDKDSSHGGELAKQGIVEYQGRKARFDDAVGRGWAVLGLNTDPREVLDEDSLVALDAIGAIVESVGDATSAVLDVEGLYTRWLKEAGATFIITRPDFYVYSTAVDAEQLQTQIKQLSDLLHLNSVVGA from the coding sequence ATGTCACCCAATAACTTCGATACCGATGTCTGCATCGTCGGTGGAGGTCCTACCGGAACGCTCCTTGCAGTACTGCTCGGCCAAAAAGGTCACCGCGTCACCATCCTGGAAAAGTGGCCAACATTCTACGAACGACCTCGTGCAGTCACCTTTGACCACGAAATCGCACGGATCCTTGGATACATTGGCATTGATTCTGAAAACGACGAAGCCATCGATTACCACTCCGACAGCTACGACTGGAAGAACGCAGCGGGGGAGACGCTTTTGGAAGTCGATTGGACCTCCATGACAGATTCCGGATGGCGCACCCGATACTGGTTCTACCAGCCAGAACTTGAAAAGCGTCTGCGCGATCTGGCCCTGACCATGGATTTTGTAGATATTCGCTGTGGCTTCACCGCTGTCGGATTGTCCCAAGATGAAAACTCCGCCATCATTCACGGCATTGTCACTGATACCCCAGAGAACATTCCAGCAGATGCTCAGCGCGAAGATATCCGAGCGAAGTATGTCATCGGTGCAGACGGAGCTAACAGTTTCGTGCGTAACTCCCTTGGCTTAGAGATGAATGATCTTGGATACTTCTTCGACTGGCTGATCCTGGACCTCAAGCCAACTCAGGACATTGACTACGGAACAGATCACTGGCAACTGTGTGATCCCAAGCGCCCAACCACCATCGTTCCTGGAGGCCCCGGCCGCCGACGTTGGGAATTCATGGCGCTGCCTGGTGAAGATCTCAAGGAACTCGCTTCTGAAGAAAGCGCGTGGAATCTACTTGAGCCATGGGATGTCACACCTGGCAAGGCCATTCTCGAGCGCTCCGCAGTGTATCGATTCCAAGCTCGCTGGGCCCAGGAATGGCGCTCCGGAAGAGCTCTCATCGCAGGCGATGCCGCTCACCTCATGCCACCTTTCGCAGGTGAAGGCATGTGCGCTGGCCTGAGAGACTCACTGGCGTTGGCATGGCGTCTTGATTTGGTGCTGAGCGGAAAATCAGATGATGCATTGCTAGACACCTACGGAGAAGAACGCCGCGAACACGTCCACTACTACATTGATTTCTCCATGGACCTGGGCAATGTCATCTGCATTACTGATGAAGATGAAGCACGTTTGCGCGATGAGCGCATGATTAAAGAGCTTGAAGCACAAGACGGGGTCCCTGTTAATACCGATGTCGCACACTTGGGACCGGGAATTTGGGATAAAGATTCTTCCCATGGTGGCGAGCTAGCGAAGCAGGGCATAGTGGAATACCAAGGTCGAAAGGCGCGTTTCGACGACGCAGTCGGCCGTGGCTGGGCAGTTTTAGGCCTCAACACTGATCCACGAGAAGTGCTTGATGAGGATTCGCTTGTGGCACTTGACGCCATCGGTGCAATCGTCGAATCAGTAGGTGATGCAACTTCCGCAGTTTTAGATGTTGAAGGTCTTTACACTCGCTGGCTCAAGGAAGCCGGGGCAACATTTATTATTACCCGCCCCGATTTCTACGTCTATTCCACAGCAGTGGACGCTGAACAACTTCAAACACAGATTAAGCAGCTATCGGATCTACTTCACCTCAACTCAGTTGTCGGAGCATAG